Within the Bacillus pumilus genome, the region CACTTGAAAAATGTCGATATGATTTTCGAACGTCTAGGTCTTGCGTAAGAAAAGGGTCACCTGCTCGCCAGGTGACCAATCCTGAAAATTGCCAACATTCAAATTAGGAGGCCAACCTGAATGACTGTGAAACAAGAACTTCTCTACGAAGGCAAAGCGAAAAAAATCTATCAGACCGATGACGAGCATATTTTATATGTCGAATATAAAGACTCAGCGACAGCATTTAACGGCGAAAAGAAAGCTGAAATCGAAGGCAAGGGCAGACTGAATAACGAAATTTCAAGCTTAATCTTTCAAATGCTGCATGAGAAAGGGATCAACAATCACTTTGTGAAACGCCTTTCTGAAACAGAACAGCTCATTCAAAAGGTGCAGATCGTACCGCTTGAAGTGGTTGTGCGAAATGTGGTAGCAGGCAGTATGTCAAAGCGCCTAGGCATTCCAGAGGGAACAAAGCTGGATACACCATTGATCGAGTTTTACTACAAAGATGATGCACTCGGCGATCCGCTCATTACAGAAGATCATATTCGCATTTTAGATGCAGCGACGCCAGAGCAGGTCGAGGAAATGAAACAGATTACAAGACAAGTAAATGAAGAGTTAAAGCAAATCTTCTCAGACTGCCATGTGAATTTAATTGATTTCAAGCTTGAATTCGGAATAGATCACGAGAATCGTATTTTGCTAGCTGATGAGATTTCACCTGATACGTGTAGGCTTTGGGACAAAGAGACAAACGAAAAGCTTGATAAAGACGTGTTCAGACGAAACCTGGGCGGCTTAACAAATGCATACGAAGAAATTTTCAAAAGACTTGGAGGCCATAAACATGTATAAAGTGAAAATTTTTGTCAGCTTA harbors:
- the purC gene encoding phosphoribosylaminoimidazolesuccinocarboxamide synthase, giving the protein MTVKQELLYEGKAKKIYQTDDEHILYVEYKDSATAFNGEKKAEIEGKGRLNNEISSLIFQMLHEKGINNHFVKRLSETEQLIQKVQIVPLEVVVRNVVAGSMSKRLGIPEGTKLDTPLIEFYYKDDALGDPLITEDHIRILDAATPEQVEEMKQITRQVNEELKQIFSDCHVNLIDFKLEFGIDHENRILLADEISPDTCRLWDKETNEKLDKDVFRRNLGGLTNAYEEIFKRLGGHKHV